In a genomic window of Corvus hawaiiensis isolate bCorHaw1 chromosome Z, bCorHaw1.pri.cur, whole genome shotgun sequence:
- the CKS2 gene encoding cyclin-dependent kinases regulatory subunit 2, protein MAHKQIYYSDKYFDEQYEYRHVMLPRELSKQVPKSHLMSEEEWRRLGVQQSLGWVHYMIHEPEPHILLFRRPLPKDEQK, encoded by the exons ATGGCCCACAAGCAGATCTACTATTCTGATAAGTACTTTGACGAGCAGTACGAGTACCG ACATGTGATGCTGCCACGAGAACTTTCAAAACAAGTGCCAAAATCTCATCTGATGTCTGAAGAAGAATGGAGACGACTTGGTGTTCAGCAGAGTCTTGGCTGGGTTCACTATATGATCCATGAGCCAG aacCACATATTCTGCTCTTCAGAAGACCTCTTCCAAAGGATGAGCAGAAATAA